From the genome of Blautia hydrogenotrophica DSM 10507:
CTCCGACTCTTTTGTCTCATCAGCCTTCTCCTGTGTCTCCTCGCCCGTCTTATCTGTCTCGTCCGTAAACTCATCTTCCGCCTCTGAGCAGTCAGAATCCTCCTCACAGTGCGCCCCACAGTAACTGCAATAGCTGGCAGCTCTATCTATAGAACGTCCGCAGGCAGGACAGATTTTGCAGCCTTTCCGCCGCGCAATTTCTTCCTCATACCTGGCCAGCATTACTTTATGACCTGTGATCTTATCACAGAGCTCCTCGACCTCTAAATCCATTGTCTCACCTTTCACATGGCGATGATAAATCAGATCTCCTAAGTCTTCCAGACTCTTTTTGATCTGACGTTTCTCTCCCGCTGACCTGCTATAAAATTTTTGAAGCTCCACAAGATCATCGGCCTTTTCTCCTATCATCTTCGCCGTACGTCCAAGGGTCTCCCCCAATTCTTCAAAAATACGATCTTTTCCCATAAAAAACCTCCGTTTTTCTAAGAATGTGCCTCCAGTTGCGGTATCTCTTGACCTCTCAGAAGAATTCTTGGTCCTCCATTTCCCTCAATATACTCTCGAGTAATAATTACCTGACCAATACTGTCATCCTTTGGAATCTCATACATGATATCCAGCATATATTCTTCAAGAATTGCTCGAAGCGCCCTAGCACCAGTGTGCTTCTCCAGCGCTTTTTTTGCAATCGCTTCCAGCGCTCCGTCATCAAATTCCAACCTGACCTCATCTAAAGCCAAAAGCTTCTGATACTGCTTCAAAATAGCGTTTTTAGGTTCTTTAAGAATCTTCACCATCATCTCCTGCGTCAGTCCGCTCAGAGTAAAAATAATCGGAAGGCGGCCAATAAACTCTGGAATCATCCCAAAACTTCTCAGATCCTCCACTGTCACCTTCTCCAAAATCTTATTGTCCCTGTCGTATTTATCCTTCAAATCGGCCCCAAATCCCATGGAAGCCTGTTTGTTCAACCTTTCTTTGATGACATTCTCCAGCTCTGGAAAAGCCCCTCCGCAGATGAATAGAATATTCCTGGTGTTGACTGTGGTCAAAGGCACCATAGCATTTTTGCTGTTCGCCCCTACCGGTACCTCTACTTCACTTCCCTCCAACAATTTTAACAATCCCTGCTGAACAGACTCGCCACTGACATCCCTTTGGTTCGTGTTTTTCTTCTTTGCCAGCTTATCAATCTCATCGATAAAAATAATTCCCTGTTCTGCTTTCTCCACATCGTTGTCTGCCGCAGCTAAAAGCTTAGAAACAACACTTTCGATATCGTCGCCGATATAGCCCGCCTCTGTCAGAGAAGTGGCATCCGCAATGGCCAGCGGGACATCCAGTAGTTTTGCCAAGGTCTTGACCAGGTAAGTTTTTCCGCAGCCTGTCGGACCGATCATCAGCATATTCGACTTTTCAATCTCAATCTCGTCCATGGTGTCTGTCGCCACCCTTTTATAATGATTGTAAACCGCCACTGAAATAACCTTCTTAGCGTGCTCCTGTCCTATGACATAGTCGTCCAGAGTCGCCTTGATCTTGTGCGGGGCCGGTATGCTGCGGATATCCAGAACTTTCTTGGGTTCCTTTTTTTTCGAGCGCTTTTTGATTTTCTGACTGTTTGGAATCTGATTTTGAAGACTGTTCAAATCGATCATACTGATATTCGGCATATGATTCATCAAATCCTGATAGTTCAGATTTCCCTGATTCATCGTGTCGAAGCTTTTCTGCATACACTCTGTACAAATATGTATATGATTGGGCAAATCAATCATCTGCCCGGCCACGCTCTCTGGTCTTCTACAGAGAAAGCATATTTTCTCGTACTCATCGTCAGAGCCCGATGAAGCCTCTGCCTCGCTCTTCACAAGCCCCTCCGCCGTCTTATCTTTTTTATCAAAATCGTCTGACATATTTCTTCCTCTCTTTCAGATGCCGTCTTACTTCTTCGCAGACCGCCAACTCTTTGTAAATATTATTTACTCATTATAACATACTATAGTATAGACTACCAATAAACTTTTTATGAACCCCCTAAAAGCAAAGGCTCTCTTCCCACCACAATGAAAAGAAAGCCTAAACTCAAATTCCTATTCGTCTCTTTGGGAAAGAAATTCTTCCCATCAGCTTTATCACTCTTTCGGTTTTTCTTCTAGAGTCACTTTTAAGGTCATCTCTTTGTACTCCCCACTATCACTTCTCTGCACAATTACTTCTATGGTCTCTCCAGCCTTGTAGTACTGAAGCTTATCCATAAGCTCTGCTCTAGTGGTCATGGTCTGTCCCTCGATCTCTGTGATGATGTCCCCCTTTTTCATTCCAGCTTTCTCCGCAGCCGTGTCCTCAATCACCGCTGAGACGAAGACACCCTGAGGCATATCGTACATCTGAATCATCTCGCTAGAAATATCCAAAGGCTGTATCCCCATATATCCCATCTCATCGGCATCCACCACGTCCCTAGTCTCTTGGGCCATGAGTTTATCCAGAATGGGGGCCGCCGTGGTGATTGGTATGGCAAAGCCCATCCCTTCCACCGTGCTGTCCACAAATTTCGCCGAATTAATTCCGATCAATTCTCCTTTCATATTCAGAAGCGCACCGCCGCTGTTTCCAGGATTGATTGCCGCGTCTGTCTGTATCAGTGAAGAACCACTCTGGTCAATCGTGCGGTCCAAAGCACTGACATAGCCACTCGTCACAGACTGGCCATAACCCATGGCATTTCCGATAGCCACCACTTGCTCACCGACCACCAGGTTTTCCGCGTCTCCTTGCTGTGCGATTTTGATTTCACTCATGGTCTTTGCCGGAATGTCGCTTTTTTTCACTGCGATCACGGCGAGATCATTGGCAGCATCCATTCCTTTCGTCTTCGCTGCGACCGCGTTTTCTGTGTCCAGCCCTTCGTTAGACATTTGCTGCTGTGTCTCATCCGGGTTCATGACCTCATCTCCTATGAAGCAGACGCTTAAATTGTTCGCTCCCTCCACGACATGGTTATTCGTGGCAATTAAAAGCTCCGTATCGTTCTCTCCCACAATAATCCCAGAGCCGCTGCTGACAGAGTCATATTCCTGACTTCCAAATCCAAAAAAGTTCGGCAGTTCCTGCACGCTCACTGCGGTAATCGCAACTACGGAAGGCATCGCACTCTTTGCCACATCTGCCACTGTATAAGCCGAACCGGCAGAAAGTTCTGAGGCAGAGCTGCTGTCGTCACTCCCACTATCCACAGTCTCTGTATGAGACAACTCTGAGGAATTATTCTGCGGAAAGAAATGATCTGTCAGCCTGTTGACTCCCTGAAATACCCCGCCGGCGATCAATCCAAAAATGACGGCTAGTGTGATCGTCATTCCAAATTTCTTCCCATTTCCTTTTTTTCTGTTTTCTGGCGGCGCCGGAGGCTTTGGCACACTCATTCTGCCTGTATATCTGGGATATTCCTGATACGTTCCATATCGATCCTGCCCAGCCGAGGAAGCACCTCTATATCCAGTC
Proteins encoded in this window:
- the clpX gene encoding ATP-dependent Clp protease ATP-binding subunit ClpX, coding for MSDDFDKKDKTAEGLVKSEAEASSGSDDEYEKICFLCRRPESVAGQMIDLPNHIHICTECMQKSFDTMNQGNLNYQDLMNHMPNISMIDLNSLQNQIPNSQKIKKRSKKKEPKKVLDIRSIPAPHKIKATLDDYVIGQEHAKKVISVAVYNHYKRVATDTMDEIEIEKSNMLMIGPTGCGKTYLVKTLAKLLDVPLAIADATSLTEAGYIGDDIESVVSKLLAAADNDVEKAEQGIIFIDEIDKLAKKKNTNQRDVSGESVQQGLLKLLEGSEVEVPVGANSKNAMVPLTTVNTRNILFICGGAFPELENVIKERLNKQASMGFGADLKDKYDRDNKILEKVTVEDLRSFGMIPEFIGRLPIIFTLSGLTQEMMVKILKEPKNAILKQYQKLLALDEVRLEFDDGALEAIAKKALEKHTGARALRAILEEYMLDIMYEIPKDDSIGQVIITREYIEGNGGPRILLRGQEIPQLEAHS
- a CDS encoding S1C family serine protease, yielding MMEGRAMSDEYRWNGEKDEKIEKNDGSQDHEGQSSEHYQVNQENRTESKKPDAAQESKNVTYHYSYRKGENSNRESYGKTGYRGASSAGQDRYGTYQEYPRYTGRMSVPKPPAPPENRKKGNGKKFGMTITLAVIFGLIAGGVFQGVNRLTDHFFPQNNSSELSHTETVDSGSDDSSSASELSAGSAYTVADVAKSAMPSVVAITAVSVQELPNFFGFGSQEYDSVSSGSGIIVGENDTELLIATNNHVVEGANNLSVCFIGDEVMNPDETQQQMSNEGLDTENAVAAKTKGMDAANDLAVIAVKKSDIPAKTMSEIKIAQQGDAENLVVGEQVVAIGNAMGYGQSVTSGYVSALDRTIDQSGSSLIQTDAAINPGNSGGALLNMKGELIGINSAKFVDSTVEGMGFAIPITTAAPILDKLMAQETRDVVDADEMGYMGIQPLDISSEMIQMYDMPQGVFVSAVIEDTAAEKAGMKKGDIITEIEGQTMTTRAELMDKLQYYKAGETIEVIVQRSDSGEYKEMTLKVTLEEKPKE